Proteins encoded by one window of Paraburkholderia sprentiae WSM5005:
- a CDS encoding fimbrial protein produces MRACAICFAVSPYSPPINQQLPMKRLVQFFVLVCFAIPHFAFAACTQLKPSQITELLSQGYIAARPLAVNIPFQESSVSIDPGLPVGTVIATGLSPAYATYANFADCTNGGTVTIGYFNATPSAVPGVYNTNVPGIGFRVTYLRASGTNSPLPFSPSFAAGDIDQVIYGRFGIGSQFQVELVKTGDIASNVNVMFNTLGTGIASGDGSQVVTITGGGINVKVLPSCSVNSSTLNIDFGTFGPSDVSTTNGPTQPVDFTVLCTGPTPPASITAVLSGTPDTDDSSMLKNTGATHLAIRLREVSTNTILRPNDPASTLVHAPRGAMQSPFQLEAKVLRVGTATPTAGKIQATATITMTIL; encoded by the coding sequence GTGCGCGCATGTGCCATTTGCTTCGCTGTCAGTCCATACAGTCCGCCGATCAACCAACAATTACCAATGAAAAGACTCGTTCAATTTTTTGTCCTGGTTTGCTTCGCGATACCCCATTTCGCCTTCGCCGCCTGCACCCAGTTGAAGCCTTCGCAGATTACCGAATTGCTGTCTCAAGGCTACATCGCGGCACGGCCATTAGCGGTCAACATACCGTTCCAGGAAAGCTCGGTATCGATCGATCCGGGATTACCGGTCGGCACGGTGATCGCCACGGGCCTGTCGCCCGCGTACGCCACCTATGCGAACTTCGCAGACTGCACCAACGGCGGCACGGTAACGATCGGCTATTTCAACGCCACGCCGTCCGCCGTGCCGGGGGTCTATAACACCAACGTCCCTGGAATCGGTTTTCGCGTGACCTATCTTCGTGCGAGCGGTACGAATTCGCCACTTCCGTTTTCGCCGTCCTTTGCCGCGGGCGATATCGATCAGGTGATCTATGGTCGCTTCGGCATAGGCTCGCAATTCCAGGTCGAACTGGTCAAAACGGGTGACATCGCGAGCAACGTCAACGTGATGTTCAATACCCTGGGAACCGGCATTGCCAGTGGTGACGGCAGCCAGGTCGTGACCATCACGGGCGGCGGCATCAACGTCAAGGTCCTTCCGAGCTGCTCGGTCAATTCGAGCACACTGAACATCGACTTCGGCACGTTCGGCCCGAGCGACGTGTCGACCACAAACGGCCCGACCCAGCCAGTCGACTTTACGGTGCTCTGCACCGGTCCCACTCCACCGGCTTCGATCACTGCCGTGCTTTCCGGTACACCCGATACCGACGACAGCAGCATGTTGAAGAACACCGGCGCGACGCACCTCGCGATTCGTTTGCGGGAAGTCTCGACCAACACGATTCTTAGGCCCAACGATCCGGCCAGTACCCTCGTCCACGCTCCGCGGGGCGCGATGCAATCGCCGTTCCAGCTCGAAGCGAAGGTGCTGCGCGTCGGGACTGCGACGCCGACGGCGGGCAAGATCCAGGCGACCGCAACCATCACAATGACCATCCTGTGA
- a CDS encoding GlcNAc-transferase family protein: protein MIDVSVTLPNSIFVQIASYRDPQLIPTLLDFIHQARKPDLLRIVVCWQHAPDETIGQFWQQGFGKWRTEQTGSWTIQHLNYGGAKIELIDVPHMMSQGACWARNLLQQRYGGERYTLQLDSHHRFVDGWDTLVIDMLESLRDESPKPVLTTYLPMFDPENHDVRKGDEPRLLAYSSFSKDGVVVFRSKKLSDWRMRTRPVRTRFFSAHFAFADGHFAEAVQHDPHYFFLGEEISIAVRAFTHGYDLYCPHRLIAWHEYKRSYRVKIWNDHTQEAKERGDVEAPWTERNQRSFQRNRALLGVDGETLPQRDFGKYGLGAERTLADYEAYAGICFALRGIQKSVLNDEVPVPAAQRVSEATWKASLLRANDVRVCVHRNSVDKHALIPGIEQPLSAATSAVVAIFDNGDTELCRKIVDAGRLSRHRNSDWLDFHETFESELEQIPAYYVVELFDHAGNMLSRVRRTIDA, encoded by the coding sequence ATGATTGATGTATCCGTCACACTACCGAATTCGATCTTCGTGCAGATCGCAAGTTATCGCGATCCGCAGTTGATTCCTACGTTGCTTGATTTCATCCATCAGGCAAGAAAGCCGGATTTGCTACGCATCGTCGTGTGTTGGCAGCATGCGCCGGACGAAACGATAGGCCAGTTCTGGCAACAGGGTTTTGGTAAATGGCGGACGGAACAGACCGGCAGCTGGACCATCCAGCACCTCAATTACGGTGGCGCGAAAATCGAGCTAATCGACGTGCCGCACATGATGTCGCAAGGTGCATGCTGGGCCCGCAACCTACTCCAGCAGCGCTACGGCGGGGAGCGTTATACGCTGCAGCTCGATTCGCATCACCGCTTCGTCGACGGCTGGGACACGCTCGTGATCGATATGCTGGAATCATTGCGCGACGAAAGTCCAAAACCGGTGCTGACCACCTATCTTCCGATGTTCGACCCGGAGAATCACGACGTTCGAAAAGGCGATGAGCCAAGATTGTTGGCTTATTCGAGCTTCAGCAAAGACGGAGTGGTGGTGTTTCGCTCGAAGAAGCTCAGCGACTGGAGAATGCGCACGCGCCCTGTCCGTACGCGCTTCTTCAGCGCGCATTTTGCATTCGCCGACGGCCATTTTGCCGAAGCCGTCCAACACGATCCCCATTACTTCTTTCTCGGCGAGGAGATTTCGATCGCCGTGCGCGCGTTCACGCACGGCTATGACCTGTACTGTCCGCACCGGCTGATCGCCTGGCACGAATATAAGCGCTCGTATCGGGTCAAGATCTGGAACGACCATACTCAGGAGGCCAAGGAACGGGGCGATGTCGAGGCGCCCTGGACCGAGCGCAACCAACGCTCTTTTCAGCGCAATCGTGCGCTGCTCGGCGTCGACGGAGAGACACTGCCGCAACGAGATTTCGGCAAGTATGGACTCGGGGCCGAACGCACGCTAGCTGATTACGAAGCGTACGCAGGCATTTGCTTCGCATTGCGCGGTATCCAGAAGTCCGTACTCAATGACGAGGTGCCCGTTCCGGCGGCGCAGCGTGTCAGCGAAGCGACATGGAAAGCCTCCCTATTACGCGCGAACGACGTGCGCGTGTGCGTGCATCGGAACAGTGTCGACAAACATGCGCTCATTCCCGGCATCGAGCAGCCATTGTCGGCCGCCACGTCTGCCGTCGTCGCAATCTTCGATAACGGCGACACTGAGCTGTGCCGCAAGATCGTCGATGCCGGCCGACTTTCCCGACACCGGAATAGCGACTGGCTCGACTTCCATGAAACGTTCGAATCAGAACTTGAGCAGATCCCAGCCTATTACGTCGTGGAATTGTTCGACCACGCCGGCAACATGCTGAGCCGGGTTCGGCGCACGATCGATGCGTGA